The proteins below are encoded in one region of Aeromonas jandaei:
- a CDS encoding uracil-xanthine permease family protein, giving the protein MFSLVKQSVAGLQILFVAFGAMVLVPLLTGLNPSMALLGAGVGTLLFQLCTRRQVPIFLGSSFAFIAPIIYATQTWGLPSTMFGLFAAGFMYFILAALIRAKGMGFVHKLLPPVVIGPVIMVIGLSVAQVACNMAMGRAGGEQVVPASTALTLAGISLAVTLIAAVFCKGWIKLIPILCGVIAGYVSAVLMGQVNFEGLINTPWLALPHFETPEVNWAAALFMLPVAIAPCIEHIGGVLAIGGVTGQDYTKNPGLHRTLAGDGIGVCFAGLIGGPPVTTYAEVTGAVMITRNFNPVTMTWAAVFAIILAFFGKFNALLTSIPMPVMGGIMLLLFGSIAAIGLKTLVESKVDLGLSRNIAIVAVTLTVGVGALEMKIGDFALAGVGLASVAAILLNLILPAHSEEGVMDSAKD; this is encoded by the coding sequence ATGTTTTCCCTAGTCAAGCAAAGTGTCGCCGGGCTGCAGATCTTGTTTGTTGCCTTCGGTGCCATGGTTCTGGTGCCTCTGCTCACCGGACTGAACCCCTCCATGGCCCTGCTTGGCGCCGGTGTGGGCACCCTGTTGTTCCAGCTCTGTACCCGCCGCCAAGTGCCCATTTTTCTGGGCTCCAGCTTCGCTTTCATTGCTCCCATCATCTATGCCACCCAGACCTGGGGCTTGCCGTCCACCATGTTCGGTCTGTTTGCTGCCGGTTTCATGTATTTCATTCTGGCTGCGCTGATCCGGGCGAAAGGGATGGGATTTGTCCATAAATTGCTGCCGCCGGTGGTGATTGGCCCGGTGATCATGGTGATTGGTCTCTCCGTGGCACAGGTGGCCTGCAACATGGCAATGGGGCGTGCCGGTGGCGAGCAGGTTGTTCCCGCATCAACCGCGCTGACTCTGGCCGGTATTTCGCTGGCGGTGACCCTGATTGCTGCGGTGTTCTGCAAGGGGTGGATCAAGCTGATCCCCATCCTGTGTGGCGTGATTGCCGGTTATGTCTCTGCCGTACTGATGGGACAGGTTAACTTCGAGGGTCTGATCAATACCCCTTGGCTGGCGTTGCCTCACTTTGAAACCCCTGAGGTCAACTGGGCCGCAGCGCTGTTCATGCTGCCGGTGGCGATTGCTCCCTGTATCGAGCATATCGGTGGCGTGCTCGCCATTGGTGGTGTGACTGGTCAGGACTACACCAAAAATCCGGGTCTGCACCGTACTCTGGCCGGTGACGGTATCGGCGTCTGTTTCGCTGGTCTGATCGGTGGCCCTCCCGTCACCACCTATGCAGAAGTAACCGGCGCTGTGATGATCACCCGCAACTTCAATCCGGTTACCATGACCTGGGCTGCGGTATTCGCCATCATTCTGGCCTTCTTTGGCAAGTTCAATGCGCTGCTCACCTCCATCCCGATGCCGGTGATGGGTGGGATCATGCTGCTGCTGTTCGGATCCATCGCTGCCATCGGTCTCAAGACGCTGGTCGAATCCAAAGTGGATCTGGGATTGTCGCGCAATATCGCCATCGTGGCCGTAACCCTGACCGTGGGTGTAGGTGCGCTGGAGATGAAGATCGGTGACTTCGCTTTGGCTGGTGTTGGTCTGGCTTCTGTTGCCGCTATCCTGCTCAACCTGATCCTGCCAGCCCACTCCGAAGAGGGGGTTATGGACTCCGCCAAGGATTGA
- a CDS encoding substrate-binding periplasmic protein yields MNYQLLWKGALFSVSSVLALGAAQAAPLNVMTEDYPPFNMQGEGGKIVGLSTEVVEELFKRAGVEYKITLMPWKRAYEDTLSTPNTALYSTTRTPERETLFKWVGPLVNNNWVFFSSSTANISIKSLDDAKQYSVGGYNGDAAAEYLKAQGFSKLQLAANDTANVKKLEAGRIDLWATGQYLAPYLANKEKAANPKPVFVFKETQMSLAFNKDTPDELIKKLNEILAAMKADGTIEKINAKYQ; encoded by the coding sequence ATGAACTATCAATTGTTGTGGAAAGGTGCCCTGTTTTCAGTCTCTTCCGTGCTGGCGTTGGGAGCGGCACAGGCTGCACCGCTAAACGTGATGACTGAGGATTACCCACCGTTCAACATGCAAGGGGAAGGGGGCAAGATTGTAGGCCTTTCTACCGAGGTTGTTGAAGAGCTGTTCAAGCGCGCGGGAGTGGAATACAAGATTACCCTGATGCCTTGGAAACGGGCTTATGAAGATACCCTCAGTACTCCCAACACCGCGCTCTATTCCACGACTCGCACGCCGGAACGTGAAACTCTGTTCAAATGGGTTGGCCCCTTGGTCAACAATAACTGGGTCTTCTTCTCCAGCTCCACTGCCAATATTTCGATCAAGTCGCTGGACGATGCCAAACAGTATTCGGTCGGTGGCTATAACGGCGATGCTGCTGCCGAGTATCTGAAAGCACAGGGTTTTTCCAAGTTGCAGCTGGCCGCCAATGATACGGCAAACGTGAAAAAACTGGAGGCTGGACGTATCGATCTGTGGGCGACTGGTCAGTATCTGGCCCCCTATCTGGCGAACAAGGAGAAGGCAGCCAATCCCAAACCGGTGTTCGTGTTCAAGGAAACCCAGATGAGTTTGGCGTTCAACAAAGATACGCCTGATGAGCTTATTAAAAAGTTGAATGAAATCCTGGCAGCCATGAAAGCAGATGGCACCATCGAGAAGATCAACGCCAAGTACCAGTAA